One stretch of Cygnus olor isolate bCygOlo1 chromosome 1, bCygOlo1.pri.v2, whole genome shotgun sequence DNA includes these proteins:
- the FAM181B gene encoding protein FAM181B, with protein MAVPAALLSPHHHLLSFCFPAGGLLGYADLEKGYEGGGGGGGGGGEAGDFKEATRDLLSFIDSASSNIKLALDKPVKSKRKVNHRKYLQKQIKRCTGIIAAAAPPPSSSSPAAAACPAKQPPPPRREASTAASSLQSKSLAALFGSLQPGRGSASGCGAAGGGGGGSSGGSAAAGGPRKVPLRARNLPPSFFTEPALPPRGPPPASKETEKGGGAEAAEFFELLGSDYGALLPEHAAPQDAFPAARLPADLGLEHGLYEAPLPPLPAAHHPLLGGLLYPEPPWSPAGPCSPPKKSPPEALRPLYSGGAESGSEAFGSFFPECPLAPPQVPYDYSTGYHRATYSGL; from the coding sequence aTGGCCGTGCCAGCCGCCTTGCTCagcccccaccaccacctcctctccttctgcTTCCCCGCCGGCGGCCTGCTGGGCTATGCCGACCTGGAGAAGGGCTACGagggcggaggaggaggaggaggcggcggaggcGAGGCGGGGGACTTTAAGGAAGCCACCAGGGACCTGCTGAGCTTCATCGACTCGGCCTCCAGCAACATCAAGCTGGCGCTGGACAAGCCGGTGAAGTCGAAGAGGAAGGTGAACCACAGGAAATACCTGCAGAAGCAGATCAAGCGTTGCACCGGCATcatcgccgccgccgccccgccgccctcctcctcctccccggccgccgccgcctgcccggCCAAGCAGCCCCCGCCACCTCGCCGGGAAGCCTCGACGGCggccagcagcctgcagagcaaGAGCCTGGCGGCCCTTTTCGGCTCCCTGCAGCCGGGAAGGGGCTCGGCGagcggctgcggggcggcgggaggaggcggtggaggaaGCAGCGGAGGGTCAGCGGCTGCGGGTGGCCCTCGGAAGGTGCCTCTGCGGGCCCGCAACCTGCCGCCCTCCTTCTTCACCGAGCCGGCTCTGCCGCCCCGCGGGCCTCCGCCGGCCTCCAAGGAGACGGAGAAAGGCGGTGGGGCGGAGGCAGCCGAGTTTTTCGAGCTGCTGGGCTCCGACTACGGAGCGCTGCTGCCTGAGCACGCTGCCCCGCAGGATGCCTtccccgccgcccgcctgcCCGCCGACCTGGGGCTCGAGCACGGCCTCTACGAGGCTCCGCTGCCTCCGCTGCCCGCCGCCCACCACCCGCTGTTGGGTGGGCTGCTGTACCCCGAGCCGCCCTGGAGCCCGGCcgggccctgcagccccccaaaaAAGTCACCTCCCGAGGCGCTACGCCCGCTCTACTCTGGCGGAGCGGAATCCGGCAGCGAGGCCTTCGGCTCCTTCTTCCCTGAGTGCCCCTTGGCCCCGCCACAGGTGCCCTACGACTACAGCACCGGCTACCACCGGGCCACCTACTCCGGCCTGTAG